CCTTGCCCACATCCGCTGAAACATTTGCTTATGTAGCGCGCGATCGGAAAACACTACCCGACAGTTGAATAGGGGCTGAACCGCCCCTATACTCTGCGCGCATTTTGTCGGCACAAATTATGCCAAGTTATTGATTCTCGGCAGCCGACCATTGAGGAGCAAGAGTGATGGAAACCCGCACGCCAAACACGTTGCCGTTCCATCGCTTGGCCGTTTTTCCGGTTTTATTGGCTCAATTTGTCATTTTATTAATCGCTGCGTTGGCGCTTTGGTACTGGCATGGAGTCGTAGCCGGATATTCAGGACTCTGCGGAGGCCTGATAGCCTTGCTGCCCAATATGTATTTTGCTCACAGGGCCTTTCGGTTTTCCGGCGCCCGAGCAGCCCAGGCTATCGTCCGGTCATTTTATGCCGGCGAGGCGGGGAAACTGATTTTGACGGCAGTGCTGTTTGCACTGACCTTTGCAGGTGTGAAGCCATTGGCGCCGCTGGCTGTATTCGGCGTCTTCGTGTTGACCCAACTGGTCAGCTGGTTCGCTCCCCTGCTAATGAAAACAAGACTTTCGAAACCTTAGGGCGTTTGAGGCAACCATGGCAGAAACAACCGCTTCGGGCTATATCCAGCACCACTTGCAGAACCTGACCTTCGGTCAGCTTCCCAACGGCGGCTGGGGCTTTGCCCACACCGCAGCAGAAGCCAAAGAAATGGGTTTCTGGGCTTTCCACCTGGATACTCTGGGCTGGTCGGTCGCATTGGGTCTGATTTTCGTCCTGATTTTCCGCATGGCGGCAAAAAAGGCGACTTCCGGTCAGCCAGGTGCTTTGCAGAATTTCGTTGAAGTATTGGTCGAATTCGTCGATGGCAGCGTGAAAGACAGCTTCCATGGCCGTAGCCCGGTGATCGCACCGCTGGCACTGACCATCTTCGTCTGGGTGTTCCTGATGAACGCCGTCGACCTGATCCCGGTCGACTGGATTCCTCAGCTCGCCATGGCGATCAGCGGCGACCCGCACATTCCATTCCGTGCCGTATCGACCACTGACCCTAACGCTACCCTGGGCATGGCCCTGTCGGTATTCGCGTTGATCATTTTCTACAGCATCAAGATCAAGGGCATCGGCGGCTTCATCGGCGAACTGACCCTGCACCCGTTCGGCAGCAAGAACATTTTCGTTCAAGCCCTGCTGATCCCGGTGAACTTCCTGCTGGAATTCGTCACCCTGATCGCCAAGCCGATCTCCCTGGCTCTGCGACTGTTCGGCAACATGTATGCCGGCGAGCTGGTGTTCATTCTGATCGCTGTGATGTTCGGCAGTGGTCTGCTCTGGCTTAGCGGCCTGGGCATTGTTCTGCAGTGGGCGTGGGCTGTGTTCCACATCCTGATCATCACCCTGCAGGCCTTCATCTTCATGATGCTGACCATCGTCTACCTGTCGATGGCGCACGAAGAGAACCATTAAGACCAGTCTCGACTAGTCTGATGTCCTTCCCGGT
The window above is part of the Pseudomonas sp. KBS0710 genome. Proteins encoded here:
- a CDS encoding F0F1 ATP synthase subunit I, translating into METRTPNTLPFHRLAVFPVLLAQFVILLIAALALWYWHGVVAGYSGLCGGLIALLPNMYFAHRAFRFSGARAAQAIVRSFYAGEAGKLILTAVLFALTFAGVKPLAPLAVFGVFVLTQLVSWFAPLLMKTRLSKP
- the atpB gene encoding F0F1 ATP synthase subunit A, with amino-acid sequence MAETTASGYIQHHLQNLTFGQLPNGGWGFAHTAAEAKEMGFWAFHLDTLGWSVALGLIFVLIFRMAAKKATSGQPGALQNFVEVLVEFVDGSVKDSFHGRSPVIAPLALTIFVWVFLMNAVDLIPVDWIPQLAMAISGDPHIPFRAVSTTDPNATLGMALSVFALIIFYSIKIKGIGGFIGELTLHPFGSKNIFVQALLIPVNFLLEFVTLIAKPISLALRLFGNMYAGELVFILIAVMFGSGLLWLSGLGIVLQWAWAVFHILIITLQAFIFMMLTIVYLSMAHEENH